In one Pseudodesulfovibrio tunisiensis genomic region, the following are encoded:
- a CDS encoding cytochrome c3 family protein: MRANSKTLPVIVIAVVLLGAAVLGYVKSDDTPKMPVRILFKNNGGKVIFSHLVHHRDYQIDCAQCHHDRKPMPHGKDDETMACGSCHPTEFDDDYMAAHMDSFPDETYCVRCHHTEYGEVIFDHEAHKDYASDCYDCHHGKEIEPEPQKCANCHKDDDSGELLSMRLAGHQSCANCHDDMFEKGLSSCKSCHVPVDMTQYEGDYTSCDKCHDSEVRELVLPRMNAFHDQCMSCHEGMDAGPYGPDNCKKCHISR, translated from the coding sequence ATGCGTGCAAACTCGAAGACTCTTCCGGTGATAGTGATAGCGGTCGTGCTCCTTGGGGCAGCCGTCCTGGGATACGTCAAATCCGACGACACCCCGAAAATGCCGGTGCGAATCCTGTTCAAGAACAACGGAGGCAAGGTCATCTTCTCCCATCTCGTGCACCATCGGGACTATCAGATCGACTGTGCCCAATGTCATCACGACAGAAAGCCCATGCCGCACGGCAAGGACGACGAAACCATGGCTTGCGGATCGTGCCATCCCACGGAATTCGACGACGACTACATGGCCGCACACATGGATTCCTTCCCGGACGAAACCTATTGCGTGCGCTGCCACCACACGGAATACGGCGAAGTAATTTTCGACCACGAGGCGCACAAGGACTACGCAAGCGACTGTTACGACTGCCACCACGGCAAGGAGATCGAGCCGGAACCCCAGAAGTGCGCGAACTGCCACAAGGATGACGATTCGGGCGAACTTCTCAGCATGCGGCTGGCCGGTCATCAGAGCTGCGCCAACTGTCACGACGACATGTTCGAGAAGGGACTCTCCAGTTGCAAGTCCTGCCATGTGCCCGTGGACATGACCCAGTACGAGGGCGACTACACTTCCTGCGACAAGTGCCACGACTCCGAGGTCAGGGAGCTGGTGCTGCCGCGCATGAACGCCTTCCACGATCAGTGCATGTCCTGCCACGAGGGAATGGATGCAGGCCCCTACGGCCCGGACAACTGCAAAAAGTGCCACATCAGCAGGTAG
- a CDS encoding fumarate reductase iron-sulfur subunit has protein sequence MGRQLQFEIFRYNPQKKGDVPHMQTFTLDETPNMTLFIALNRLREEQDSSLMFDFCCRAGICGACAMVINGRPGLACQTKTKDQPSRITLHPLPIFKLVGDLAVDTGVWFREMYAKTESWVHTTKQFDPKRQEERMDNEVAEQIYELERCIECGCCVAACGTARLRDDFMGAAGLNRIARFVVDPRDERTDKQYFEIIGNDHGIFGCMGLLACEDVCPKKLPLQNQLGFLRRKMGITAIKEIFRKK, from the coding sequence ATGGGCAGACAATTACAGTTCGAAATATTCCGGTACAATCCCCAGAAAAAGGGAGACGTGCCGCACATGCAGACGTTCACCCTTGACGAAACCCCGAACATGACCCTGTTCATCGCCCTGAACAGGCTGCGCGAGGAGCAGGACTCCAGCCTGATGTTCGACTTCTGCTGCCGCGCCGGCATCTGCGGCGCGTGTGCCATGGTCATCAACGGGCGCCCCGGTCTGGCCTGCCAGACCAAGACCAAGGACCAGCCGTCCAGGATCACCCTGCATCCCCTGCCGATCTTCAAGCTGGTCGGCGACCTGGCCGTGGATACCGGTGTCTGGTTCCGCGAAATGTACGCCAAGACCGAATCCTGGGTGCACACGACCAAGCAGTTCGACCCCAAGAGGCAGGAAGAACGCATGGACAACGAGGTCGCCGAGCAGATTTACGAGCTCGAACGCTGCATCGAATGCGGATGTTGCGTGGCGGCCTGCGGAACCGCCCGGCTGCGTGACGACTTCATGGGCGCGGCGGGCCTGAACCGCATTGCCCGCTTCGTGGTCGACCCGCGCGACGAGCGCACCGACAAGCAGTACTTCGAAATCATCGGCAACGATCACGGCATATTCGGCTGCATGGGCCTGCTGGCGTGCGAGGACGTGTGTCCCAAGAAGCTGCCTTTGCAGAACCAGCTCGGATTCCTGCGTCGCAAGATGGGCATCACCGCAATCAAGGAAATATTCAGGAAGAAGTAA
- a CDS encoding fumarate hydratase, whose amino-acid sequence MRTIHTSEIIDAVANMCIKANTELPDDVRAKLEQALAEETSPSAKEVLRQLLENADLARDTKLPLCQDTGLAVLFVELGDEVKIEGGNLREAINEGVRKGYKDGFLRKSSCHPLTRANMGDNTPAIIHFDMVPGDKLKMVFMAKGGGSENMSRVTMLAPAQGWEGIKKFVINRIAEAGPNPCPPTIVGIGIGGTFDHAAKIAKKSLMRRLDDTHPDPQIAAMEKELEEDLNKLGVGPMGLGGKTTVLSVKITVEPCHLASLPLAVNVQCHSQRHEEVVL is encoded by the coding sequence ATGCGCACTATTCACACCAGCGAAATCATTGATGCCGTGGCCAACATGTGCATCAAGGCCAACACCGAGCTGCCGGACGACGTCCGCGCCAAGCTGGAACAGGCCCTGGCAGAGGAAACCTCCCCGTCCGCCAAGGAAGTGCTTCGTCAGCTTCTGGAAAACGCGGATCTGGCCCGCGACACCAAACTGCCCCTGTGTCAGGACACCGGCCTTGCCGTGCTGTTCGTGGAATTGGGCGACGAAGTGAAGATCGAGGGCGGCAACCTGCGCGAAGCCATCAACGAAGGCGTACGCAAGGGCTACAAGGACGGCTTCCTCCGCAAGTCCTCCTGCCATCCCCTGACCCGCGCCAACATGGGCGACAACACCCCGGCCATCATCCACTTCGACATGGTGCCCGGCGACAAGCTGAAGATGGTCTTCATGGCCAAGGGCGGCGGCAGCGAAAACATGAGCCGCGTCACCATGCTGGCTCCGGCGCAGGGCTGGGAAGGCATCAAGAAATTCGTCATCAACCGCATTGCCGAAGCCGGCCCCAACCCCTGCCCGCCCACCATCGTGGGCATCGGCATCGGCGGCACCTTCGACCATGCTGCCAAGATCGCCAAGAAATCCCTGATGCGCCGCCTGGACGACACGCATCCGGATCCGCAAATCGCGGCCATGGAAAAGGAACTGGAAGAAGACCTGAACAAGCTCGGCGTCGGCCCCATGGGCCTCGGCGGCAAGACCACGGTCCTGAGCGTCAAGATCACCGTCGAACCCTGCCATCTGGCAAGCCTTCCCCTGGCCGTCAATGTCCAGTGCCACTCCCAGAGGCACGAGGAGGTTGTACTCTAA
- a CDS encoding Fe-S-containing hydro-lyase: protein MAEYKLNTPLTDEDIVQLKAGDVVFLTGTIYSARDAAHKKLVELLDQGKELPFDLEGAAIYYVGPSPAPPGRPIGAAGPTTSYRMDSFAPRLYSLGLKATIGKGKRDEPTRQAMQDYKAVYFGATGGAGALLSNSIVESTVIAFDELGPEAIREMKVQDFPLLVINDAHGNELYAVPDRKAAGIE from the coding sequence ATGGCTGAATACAAGCTGAACACCCCGTTGACCGATGAAGACATCGTGCAGCTCAAGGCCGGAGACGTGGTCTTCCTGACCGGAACCATCTACTCGGCCCGCGACGCGGCGCACAAGAAACTCGTGGAGCTTCTGGATCAGGGCAAGGAACTGCCCTTCGACCTCGAAGGCGCGGCCATCTACTACGTCGGCCCCAGCCCGGCGCCTCCGGGCCGCCCCATCGGCGCTGCCGGTCCCACCACCAGCTACCGCATGGATTCCTTTGCCCCGCGCCTGTACAGCCTCGGCCTCAAGGCCACCATCGGCAAGGGAAAGCGCGACGAGCCCACCCGTCAGGCCATGCAGGACTACAAGGCCGTGTACTTCGGCGCCACCGGCGGAGCCGGTGCCCTGCTGTCCAACTCCATCGTGGAGTCCACGGTCATCGCCTTTGACGAACTCGGCCCCGAAGCCATCCGCGAAATGAAGGTGCAGGACTTCCCGCTTCTCGTCATCAACGACGCACACGGCAACGAACTGTATGCAGTGCCGGACCGCAAGGCGGCCGGGATCGAATAA
- a CDS encoding malic enzyme-like NAD(P)-binding protein: protein MALFTKQEALDYHSQGRKGKIEVVPVKPCVTQKHLSMAYSPGVAEACMEIAADEAKSFEYTGRGNLVGVVSNGTAVLGLGNIGAPAGKPVMEGKGVLFKVFGDVDVFDINLNESDPDKIIEIVKALEPTFGGINLEDIKAPECFYIEETLKKEMNIPVFHDDQHGTAIVTAAGMMNALEISGKKAENLRVVVSGAGAAAIACTNLYKNMGVDPENIAMFDSRGHINKSRTDLNPTKQAYATNKEYASLAEAMVGADCFLGLSAKDVVSKDMVKTMAANPIIFACANPDPEISYTDAKEARPDAIMGTGRSDFPNQVNNVLGFPFIFRGALDVGATAINEEMKLAAAQALADLAKQPAPEYVCKAFGVDKLEFGIDYIIPKALDLRLIEYVSVAVAKAAMETGVARKTIDLAEYAKGLRKRIADSSARVGAFVESYHLGF from the coding sequence ATGGCATTGTTCACCAAGCAAGAAGCTCTTGATTACCATTCCCAGGGACGGAAAGGCAAAATCGAAGTGGTTCCGGTCAAGCCCTGCGTGACCCAGAAGCATCTGTCCATGGCCTACAGCCCGGGCGTTGCCGAAGCGTGCATGGAAATCGCCGCAGACGAAGCGAAATCCTTTGAATACACCGGTCGCGGCAATCTGGTCGGCGTGGTTTCCAACGGCACCGCCGTGCTGGGCCTCGGCAACATCGGCGCTCCCGCAGGCAAGCCGGTCATGGAAGGCAAGGGCGTTCTGTTCAAGGTATTCGGCGATGTGGACGTCTTCGACATCAACCTGAACGAATCCGATCCCGACAAGATCATCGAAATCGTCAAGGCGCTGGAGCCCACCTTCGGTGGCATCAATCTGGAAGACATCAAGGCCCCCGAGTGCTTCTACATCGAGGAGACCCTGAAAAAGGAAATGAACATTCCGGTCTTCCATGACGATCAGCACGGCACTGCCATCGTCACGGCCGCCGGCATGATGAATGCTCTGGAAATCTCCGGCAAGAAGGCCGAAAACCTGCGCGTGGTGGTTTCCGGTGCTGGCGCGGCCGCCATCGCCTGCACCAACCTGTACAAGAACATGGGCGTTGATCCCGAGAACATCGCCATGTTCGACTCCCGCGGCCACATCAACAAGAGCCGCACCGACCTGAACCCGACCAAGCAGGCCTACGCCACCAACAAGGAATACGCCTCTCTGGCCGAAGCCATGGTCGGCGCCGACTGCTTCCTGGGCCTGTCCGCCAAGGACGTGGTGTCCAAGGACATGGTCAAGACCATGGCCGCCAATCCCATCATCTTCGCCTGCGCGAACCCGGATCCCGAGATTTCCTACACCGACGCCAAGGAAGCCCGCCCCGACGCCATCATGGGCACCGGTCGCTCCGACTTCCCCAATCAGGTGAACAACGTGCTCGGCTTCCCCTTCATCTTCCGCGGCGCTCTGGATGTCGGGGCCACGGCCATCAATGAAGAAATGAAGCTCGCTGCCGCCCAGGCCCTGGCCGACCTCGCCAAGCAGCCCGCACCGGAATACGTGTGCAAGGCGTTCGGCGTGGACAAGCTGGAATTCGGCATCGACTACATCATCCCCAAGGCTCTTGACCTTCGCCTGATCGAATACGTGTCCGTGGCCGTTGCCAAGGCCGCCATGGAAACCGGGGTGGCCCGGAAGACCATCGATCTGGCCGAATATGCCAAGGGACTGCGCAAGCGCATCGCCGATTCCTCGGCCCGCGTGGGCGCGTTCGTGGAATCCTATCACCTGGGATTCTAG
- a CDS encoding SLC13 family permease: MSAQQDSGKGKIVGFFLGPIVFIAMLLLPAPEGMNPEAWRVAAVTAFMAIWWITEAIPIPATSLMPIALFPLLGVMKSNAATAPYANHLIYLFMGGFFLAVTMERWNLHRRVALHTIRLVGTSPARMTLGFMVATALLSMWVSNTATAMMMVPIGLAVIQQATGFNSDQLRMTGTNDPEHNFGKGLMLGVAYAASIGGVATIIGTPPNTVMVGMVEKMFGVEIGFGQWMLFGVPLSVVMLAIAWVLLTRMLFPTGDMELAGGKAIIEEEIRKLGPMLPEEKKIVIVGCFIASFWLARGFLKKMPFVLDIMPKFGFIHDATIGILGSLILFAIPTNFKKGEFLLDWKTAVKIPWDVILLFGGGLAIANGFAKTGLATYIAGQLGGLEGASMLIFVSTVVLMTIFLTEITSNTATATLLVPIMGSAAIAMGVHPYATIISACVAASFAFMLPVATPPNAVIFGSGCVSIKQMAKAGIWLNIIGTILITAFVVYVLPIVWGIDLGVVPDWGVIPK, from the coding sequence ATGAGCGCACAACAAGACAGTGGAAAAGGAAAGATAGTCGGCTTTTTTCTCGGGCCGATCGTCTTCATAGCGATGCTCCTGCTCCCGGCTCCCGAAGGAATGAATCCCGAGGCGTGGCGCGTTGCCGCGGTGACGGCATTCATGGCTATCTGGTGGATCACCGAAGCCATTCCCATTCCCGCCACGTCCCTGATGCCCATCGCCCTTTTCCCGCTCCTCGGCGTCATGAAGTCGAATGCGGCCACTGCACCCTATGCGAACCATCTGATCTACCTGTTCATGGGCGGCTTTTTCCTCGCCGTGACCATGGAACGGTGGAACCTGCACCGCCGCGTGGCTCTGCACACGATCCGTCTGGTGGGCACCAGCCCGGCCAGAATGACGCTCGGGTTCATGGTCGCCACGGCCCTGCTGTCCATGTGGGTGTCCAACACGGCAACGGCCATGATGATGGTTCCCATCGGACTGGCAGTCATCCAGCAGGCCACGGGATTCAATTCCGACCAGCTGCGCATGACCGGCACGAACGACCCCGAACACAACTTCGGCAAGGGCCTGATGCTCGGCGTTGCCTACGCAGCCTCCATCGGCGGCGTGGCCACCATCATCGGCACGCCCCCGAACACCGTCATGGTGGGCATGGTCGAAAAGATGTTCGGCGTGGAAATCGGCTTCGGCCAGTGGATGCTCTTCGGCGTGCCCCTGTCCGTGGTCATGCTGGCCATCGCGTGGGTGCTGCTGACCAGGATGCTCTTCCCGACCGGTGACATGGAACTGGCTGGCGGCAAGGCCATCATCGAAGAGGAAATCAGAAAACTCGGCCCCATGCTTCCCGAAGAAAAGAAAATCGTGATCGTGGGCTGTTTCATCGCCTCCTTCTGGCTGGCGCGCGGCTTCCTCAAGAAGATGCCCTTCGTGCTGGATATCATGCCGAAGTTCGGCTTCATTCACGACGCAACCATCGGTATTCTCGGTTCCCTGATCCTGTTCGCCATTCCGACCAACTTCAAGAAGGGCGAATTTCTGCTGGACTGGAAGACCGCGGTCAAGATTCCCTGGGACGTGATCCTGCTCTTCGGCGGCGGTCTGGCCATTGCCAACGGCTTTGCCAAGACCGGACTCGCCACCTACATCGCGGGACAGCTCGGCGGACTGGAAGGCGCGAGCATGCTCATCTTCGTGTCCACCGTGGTCCTGATGACCATCTTCCTGACCGAGATCACCTCCAACACGGCCACCGCGACCCTGCTGGTGCCGATCATGGGCAGCGCGGCCATCGCCATGGGCGTGCATCCCTACGCCACCATCATCAGCGCCTGTGTGGCCGCCTCCTTTGCCTTCATGCTTCCCGTGGCGACTCCGCCCAACGCCGTCATCTTCGGCAGCGGGTGCGTCTCCATCAAGCAGATGGCCAAGGCAGGCATATGGCTGAACATCATCGGCACAATCCTGATCACCGCCTTCGTGGTCTACGTCCTGCCCATCGTCTGGGGCATCGACCTGGGCGTGGTTCCGGATTGGGGCGTGATTCCCAAGTAA